From the Bacteroidia bacterium genome, the window CAATATCTCTTTTCCTGCTGTGTTATAAATAACAAGATGATATGTTTGATTATTTTCATTATCAAAAACAATATCGGCCTTACTGTTAAATGGATTGGGAATTACTCTTACCATTGACTGCGATGAAGCAGGTATTTCCACAACAGAAGTTGGCAAGCCAATTACCATAGTATTGAAAGTTTCATTGGTAATTATCGGATCATTCTGATCAAAATATATGGCTGCATCATTAAATACAGTTGTGTTATTTGGCAACCACTGATTTGCCATGATACTGTAACGCACATATCCGTGACTTAGCAATTCGTTGGTGTTACTGTCAACTAACATTATATTGGGGAAAGTAAACACCACTTCACGGTTGCTGATGTTAACCTGTGTTTGTACATTATGACTGGCATCAATCAATGCAAAAGTATTCAGGTCAAGACCGGCATCAATAACATCTCTGACAACCACTGTATAGGCTGTATCATTTCCGGTATTCTGGAATCGTATCAAATAATCCAATTGACTACTCATGAGTGTGTAATTGTTACTTAAGATTCCGGCAGGTGTCACCGACTTATCATTAGGATCATAACTACAACTAACAATATTACTTGAAATTAAAGTATCTGTTTCCATCACTGTTCCGTTTATCAAAGATTCCATAATGATGGTATCTGAAACTAAGCTACCTGCTGCGGGCATTCCAAGTTCGAATATGATTAAGCCGGTTGTCTGTGCAGTTAATCCCGGAAAATCATAAACTACTGTTTGTCCATTGACAGAAGTTGGTGTAATGCTTCCGGCAATGAAAGTTTGATTGGGCGAGAATTTCATGGTAATTCTAGCATCGTAAGTTACATATCCGGTGTTTTTATATTTGACTGTAGTTGCATTGTTTAAAAGGCACCTGCGTAGGCCAACCCGTGATACTACTTTGCAATCATAAACCGGTAAGGTAGAATTAAGACCAAAATCGAGACCTGTAGTGGTGGCTGAAGCATTTACGGTGTAACTTGGTTGACTACCTGGCGATAAGGAATAGCCGGGCATGGTATTTTGCCACTGTACGGTATGAGTACCGGCATAACTTCCCGCACTATAATTTCCGGAGTTATCCGTAAACACAAATACATTATCAGGTTGTACAGTTACTTTCTGGCCTGAAAAACCAGGTTCTCCTATATCTTTTATACCATTACTGTTTGCATCATAAAATACATTGCCTTGCAAAAACAGCGAACCCTGATCAACATAAAGAGCATTTTGTAAATATAATGTTATGTAAGAACCGAATCCAGTAGTATCATAAACTACACGTAGATTGTACCAACCAACAGGTGCATTGGCAGGAATTGAAAAATCTGCATAAAAGTGGAAATCGTCTATTACAATAAAAGTATTTGCATTGGCATGGTACGTAACTGCCGTATCTGTACGGTATAAGTAGGCATCATATATTGCTCCTGTGGGTGGTGACGAACTTTGAAAGATAGTATTTGCTCCGGAAATGTATGCAGTAAAACCTGTACCTGCCAGCACATTGAATGGTGACATTGAAGTTAAATATTGATTGGTAGAGCTTAAAGGGAAGTTGAGCCCTGTTGTAGTGATGGTATAGTTACCACTGATGGTAGCGGCACTAGGTGGATTAACCACATTGTTTGCTGTTGGTGTGATTGTAATAGTTTTGCTACCCGGTAATGTTGGTATTTTATAGTTACCTAAATAATCAGTCTGAACGGTTTGATTGTCGGGCTGAAGCGTGATAGTCTGCCCCGCCATACCAGGTTCCTGAAATCCTAGCAAGCCATCCGGGGTGACATCACTAAATGCAGTGCCTGAAAGGTACATGCTGGCAGCATAAACGGTTACAGCATTTGGTAGGGTTAAAGTATGAATATCTCCAAGAGAGTCAATATAGAAAACAACTAAATTATAAACACCGGGTGCTAAATTATTCCCAATACTAAATGAACCTGAAAACTGTGTTTGATTAATTACAGTTACATTCCAGCCAAAAGCTACAGGTATACCTCCTGGAGTTATAAGATAGGTGTTCATAATTGCCCCAATTGGTGATCCATTTTGTAAAGCCACACCTGCACAGGAAATAACTGCATTCAAAGTAGTGCCCTGCAGCATAGAGTCGGGCGAGATATTGAGAACTGCAGGCCCTGTGGCCGTTAGTCCAAAATTATATCCCGTTGCCGGTGCTGTAAAATTTCCGGTATAGGAGGCCTGACTTCCTGCTGATATCATGTAACTTGGCGATGGTTGCCACATAATGGTTTTTGTTCCTGGAGAAGTGTTAACAATATAATTTCCGTTTGAATTGGTAGTAAATAGAGTATTATCGGGTGTTAGTAGTATTTGTTGACCGCCTATACCTAGCTCCCCTGCGTCCTGCACCCCGTTTCCATTCTGGTCGTCAAATACTACACCTGAAATGGTAACGCTTGCCGAAAGAATTTCTACGGCATTAGGCAATATCAACGTAATAAAAGTTCCCTGACTGGCTGTATCTTCATAGACATAGCGCAAATCATACCAACCATAGGGAACAAAATTGGATATTGCAAAATCCATCTCTGTCTGTGTTTCGGACAAAGCATTCATGGAACTCAATGACCCTATAATGCTGTTTGTCCCCTGCTCCAAATAAAAACCTATGGTTGATGAGGACTGAAATAGGGTGTTGGCTCCGCTGATAAGAGCCGATAGGGTTGTACCCCTATAAGTTGAATTCGGTGATACCGATGTTAATGTTTGTGCCAACGTGGTTTTGCACAACATTACAATTACGAGTACTGCTACTAACTTTTACATGATTTGCGATTTTTAGTGAATATTATTTTTAATAGAATCTATTTCATGTCTTATTACCTGAACAAAACTTTTGTTTTGCTTCATGGCTATACTTTCATAATACCAAAGATTGGTCCCTGTATATTTTACTTTCCAAACCGGATTTACATTAGGATCAAACCCAACCGAGCGGAATATACTATCGCCTACATGTTGTATAACAACTATCATGTAGTCTGCATACTTGGCAGGCGGATGCAGCGCTCTTACTTCTCTAAACAAATTATAAGCTCCCAATTTGTTTCCTTTATTGAATACAGCAATGGCCTGATTGAATTTTGCATCCGGAAAACGTGGATTGATTTCAAGCGCTTTATTAAAATAGTTGTTTGCCGTATTGTTATCTCCTGCATTCATATAAACAGCGCCAATATCATTCAGTATTTGTACATGATACGGTGCCAAAGCAATGGCATCCTCATAGTAGCTTAATGCCTCCTTGGGTTGGCTATTCATAAATGCTGCTGCTCCTTTATACCAGGCAATGGGTGTTGCATTATAATCAATAGGGAAATAGGTTTCATCCATTGACTTGGCAATTCTATAGGCTATGGGCCATTTGTTTTTTTCTTTGGCAGCAAGCAATTGCTGGTACTGCGACTCTGCATTTAAGCGTGCCGCTGTTACCTTGGTAGAATAAATAGCAAAAAACATGAAACCAACCAATGCCACCGGCACAAGTTTAGATTGGCTTAGTTTTTTACTTTCTTTCATTTTGTAAAATATCAACAGTGAGAAATAAGTCATCAATATTACCATCAGGAGCATTTTCTCCATCGGGAAACCAAAAAAAGAAACTGTTGTAAATGTAACTAGTCCTGCCAAAAGTACCAAATTTTCTTTTGCTTTATTAGTTACATATTGCTTTATAGACATAAAAATACCCCAGCCCAACAAAAAAACATAGGAAATAAATCCGCCTATTCCGGTTTCAGCAAACATTTGAAGAAAATCGTTATGAGGCCGGGTAAATTTAATGTTGTCGGTAGTAAGGTAATTGGCTCCTGTAAACCCATACTTCGGTGCCAGCAATTTCCAGTTTGCCAATCCGCAGCCTGTCCAAAAATTTTCAACTATCAGTTTACCCGAATTTCGCCAAAGCATCATTCTTTCAAAAACACTGTTGGCATTAAACTTCACATCCGTAGTGTTTCCTTTTAAATAGGATACTGCAATTTCTGCTTTCCTGAAACCATCAATTTTATTAAAGACTAAAATTAACCCAACTATTGAAGAAAAGAGAGTAGCAATGGTAACCAAATTAATCCGCTCCTGCCTAACCTTGAATTTTATGGTAATAGTATTTCGAATCTTTGAATAGGATAGAAATGAAAGAACTATCATCACTAACACAAGCGCTACAAAAACAGAAGATGATTTAAGAAGTATCAAATAAACCAATGATAAGGCAAGAGAAACAATTGCAGATTTTTTCCACCTGTTTGAGTCCGCTATGATGCACATAACTTGCAATGGCATGCAAAGTGCAATCATTTCGGCAAATGAATTTTTATTGGATAATAATGAGGTAAGCCTAAAACCTATCTCAAATTCTTCTTTGTGTTCGTGCGCATAGTTCCACATATCAATCAACTGCCAAACGCCAACCAATTGAATAATATAAACCAGTAAAACTACTGTTCTTGAAACCATTTTCATTGGGTCAGCAACTATCTTACTCAAAATCGAAAACGCCAATAAATAGAACAACAACAATGTCCACTTGATGAATTCAAACAAGCCGTCATTGCTACTTAAGCTTTTATTCCATGCCATTCCGGTGATGACAACAACAGCAAACATGATAAACACAGGAGCAAAAGAAGTATCGAATATAGAAAATGTGATTTTTTTACTGTAGATACCATATAAAATTAATGCAGCAAACGGAAAAACAAATACCGATGCTGTCAGTAATCGTAAAGTATGGTCAGGGTCGGGCAAAGTGCTTGAAAAGGAAATAGTAAGCACTATCATAAAAAGTACAAACAAATAAAAAGCAACTTTATGTATTGACATAACTATCCTTATAAATTTACCAAACACAGAAAACAAACAATGCTAACAAAGATAGTTGCAAAAGGTGAATTAAGGAATTAAAATTTATGCAAAATAGCCGTTTCAGTATCCACAAATTGTACAAAAAAGATTGATAACTTTGTTTATCAGGAACAGTTTTATTTTAAATCAGTTAAGACCTACCTATATGTTGTATTTGTTTAATCAATATTATAGTTCATTGTTTATTGAATTCTGTGCTATATTGGTAAGTGTCTTTTTTAGCTTAAAAGTTGCAGGTAGCTTAAAATATTCTTTTTGTATTCTAAAAACAAGAAACTATATCTTTACATCTTTAAGCACATGAAATGAACACAGAAGCTCTCATTCTTACCATCAGAAAAAACATCGTTTGGATATTAGTCATTGCATTGGTAGCTTTTATAGTCAGTTATAAAATATCAGGAAGATTGAACAACTATTATAAAGCTGATATTATGTTTTTGTTAAACGATTTAAATCTTACTGATGATTCACCAAAGGAAAACAGCATTAGCAGCGTTATCAAAAACAAATCTATAGAAAATGAAAGGATTCTTGCTATCATTTACTCAGATGCACTCATCCAAAAAGTAGATAAAAAACTGAAACTTGGAAAGCATTATGGTTTAGATGACAAAGATCCAAAATACACGCTCAAACTAACCGCTTCTTTTGTTAAAAATGTTGCTGTAGAAATAACCTCCAGCAAAATTCTGTTGCTGAAAGTACGTGATAGAGAAGGACCAGAATTTGTTGCTAATTTAGCTGAGTCTATTATGAATGAGCTTTTGGCTTTTAACCGTGATCAAACCCAAGAATTGTTAAATGAAAAACTAGCATTTAACAGAGCCTTATTTAATACCTTGGATTCACGCTATATCAGTAAATTAAAAAAATTGGAACAATCAGTAGAGCAGCTTAGACACAACCGTCCAAAAGAAATGACATTTAATGATTTCCTTGTTATTAAATACAATATTATGGAAACCACCAAACAAATGGGAATGTTGACTTCTGAAATTGAAGATAACATCAGGAGCAATCTTTTAATTAATAAAACATTAGAAGGTAAAAAACTGGAAAGAATAATTGTCTTAAACAAAAAATACCTGATGCCGCAATCTCAAAATACAATGTTAAATCTGGCCGTTGCAACCGTTGTTTCCTTTTTAACCATACTTTTATCAATAATTGTGATTCATAGTTACGGATCCAATAAAGATTTAATTCATCTGTTTATTTTTGGTAAAAAGAAAGTGTAATTTTTATTCAATGCTTTTTGTTCAGCCCTCTTTTTTAATCAGAAATTTTTACGCTCGTTTGTTATGGCGAATGTCTGTTCATGAACCTATTGTTTACCTTACGTTTGATGATGGTCCTGATCCCGAAGTTACGCCTTTCGTATTGTCGCAGTTAAAGAAATGGAATGCTCTGGCAACCTTCTTTTGTATTGGAAACAATATTGAAAAACATCAGCAGCTGTTTAATCAGGTTGTTGCTGCAGGACATCAGATAGGCAATCACACACAGAATCATTTGAATGGTTGGAGTAACAACCTCAATACTTATTTGACTGATGTTGAACAATGCAGCACACATATTTCATCAGGTTTGTTCAGACCTCCTTATGGAAAAATCACGCTGAAACAAATTCGTTCACTACGTTCAAAATGGCAAATTGTAATGTGGGATGTTTTGTCTTACGACTTTGAAACTAAGGTATCACCAACAGCGTGTATTCAGAATGTGATGCAGCATGTACGTCCGGGATCTATTATTGTTTTTCACGATAGTAAAAAGGCATTTAAAAATTTAAGTGAAACGCTGCCTTTTGTTTTAGAAAAGCTTTCAGCAGAAGGTTATTCTTTTAAGGCTATTCCTCCTTACCGGCCACAACAATAACAATTTCACCTTTAGGTGGATGGTTGGTATAATATTCTGTGATCTCTGCTAAAGTACCTCGCTTTTTTTCTTCAAACATTTTTGAAATTTCACGTACCACACAAACTTTTCTATCAGGTTCAAAGTAAGTCATAAAATCCTGCAGTGTTTTGATTAACTTGTGTGGCGACTCATAAAAAACCATAGTACGAGCTTCTTCCTGCAAAGTCTTTAATTTTGTTTGTCGTCCTTTCTTAACTGGTAAAAAGCCTTCAAACACAAAACTGTTGCAGGGAATACCTGACATTACCAAAGCAGGAACAAAAGCTGTGGCACCGGGCAAACAAGTGAGTTCTATTTCATTCTCAATACAGGCACGTGTAAGTAAAAAACCCGGATCTGAAATACCCGGTGTTCCGGCATCACTGATTAAGGCAATTGATTTTTGTTCTTCTTTTAAAAGTCGCACCAACTCATTCACAGCTGCATGTTCATTGTGTTGATGGTGTGTAAAAACCTTTTTTGAAATTCCGAAGTGGTGCAACAGCACAGAAGCAGTGCGTGTGTCTTCTGCAAGAATAATGTCGCATGACTTGAGAATATTTAATGCTCTGAGGGTAATATCTTCGAGGTTACCAACCGGTGTGGGAACGATGTATAACATTCATCAAAAGTAACCAATAGAAGTTAACTTTAGTTTTTTATAAATTTTGCATTATAAACATGATCATCAGAAGTGATTGCCTCTAAAAAATAAACCCCGTTTGACAGTCCTTCAACTGTTATCCGATTTGACAAGTCAAAAGAATAGTTTCTGACCTCCTCACCGGCAGGGTTGAATATTCTTACCCTTTTAAGGTATAAATTTAAAGGCACATTCAGGTAAATAAACTTGTTGGAAGGATTAGGAATCACGTCAAATTTACTTCTGTCATATTCATTTACGCCAACAAACGGTAGAAATAGTACACAGGCTAAGTAAGGGTTGTATTTAACCACCGTGCCTCCTTGTGTACTGACCGGCCAAACCACAACTACATTACTGCCTGCTTTGTAATTAGCACCATTGAAAAAATAAGGTGACTGAATTAAAATGTTTATACTGCTATTTGGTTGAATAGTATATGACGTTCCAGAATTAAGAATTATTGAATCTTCCGGAAGTGAATCACTCTGTAGTTTCAACATCAAACCACCAGTAAAAGTGGCATTGGCATTATAATTCTTAATGGTAACCTGAATATTTGCATAAGGCTGTTGTTCAAGGGCAGAATCAGGGCATTGTGGAAATTGAGGTGAAATAGCTATGACAGCTAATGAATCTGTTTGTGCTGAGGCAAATTCACAAAACATCAAACTTATAAACAACACTAATATCTGAACCCTTTTCATGATGAAGTTTTTTAAAATAAAGACTAAATAAAAGTATAAATTGTTTTTCAATGCTGAATATTTATTTTTGCTTTATCTTACCTGCCCAAAAAGGAAATAATGGATATTTTAAATCAACTGATTAACGGACTTAACAAAGAAGAAGTACGTTTTTTTAAAATGTATATCAATCGTTTTGAGAAAACTGAAAACCGTAAAGATGTTCAATTGTTCGATTATATCCGTAAATCAGCAGATAGATTTTCCGATGATATTATCTTTAAAAAATTATATCAACCCAAAGAAAAAAATTCTTATTACCGCTTAAAGAACAGGCTCATCAGAGAGGTAAATAAAAGCCTGACATTACAGCATTTTGACGATGATACTGTTGTATATATTTTCAGGCTGCTGGCATTGGTAAAATTCTATCTGAATAAAAATGCTCTAAAGCCTGCCTATTTTTTTCTTTGCAAAGCCGAAAAAAAGGCCAATGAAACAGAAAACTTAGAATTGTTAGACATCATTTATGGCGAGTACATCCGACTCTCGCGCGAAATGACAAGTATAAATCCGGAGTTTTATATTGAATGTAGAAAGCAAAATTCAGAGAAGCTAAACCAACTCCGGGTGATTGATGATATTCTGGCTGTAGTTACCTATCGGTTAAAAATTACTCAGAATTTATCATCAAAAGACGAAACGGTAATTTCATTACTTCAAAAAACTACTGATTCTTTCATTGGTGACCCAAAGGTTATTAAAAGCCCTCTCTTTCGTTTTAGGATTTATAACGCAATTAGTCAGTTGCTACTGCAATCGCATCAATACATACTATTAGAAGATTACCTGCTAAAAACGCTAAAAATATTTAATCAGGAGAAACTGTTCACTAAAAACAATCACGAAACCAAACTTCAACTGTTGGTGTATTTGGTTAATAGCCTATATAAAAATAACAAGTTGAAAAAGTCGCTTGAATACACAAACATTTTACACAATGAAATGAAAGCATACAACCATCTTTTTTATGATAAATTTTTATTCTATTACTTCAATGCACTGGTGATTAACTATTCAAAAACTGACAAACAAAAGGAAATAGTTACGCTGCAGGAGATGGAGCAAAATGAAAAAATTAATTCTAACTTTTTTTACCGTCAGTTTATCCTGTTGAATTTTGCATTGGCATATTTTGACCAGAAAGAGTTTACCATGTCGGCTAAAAGTTTTACGCGGTTACAGATGCTGCCGGACTATAAAGAAACTGATGAGTCGTTGCGAATGAAAGTTGCCGTTGCAGAACTTATGACACGCTATGAGTTAAGCGACTACAACACTTTTGAATATAAGTTAAAACAATTTAAAAAAGACTTTAAAAGTGGGTTGAATATACTTGAAAACAAACCAGAAAAACTGATGAGTGAGATATTAAATCTAATGATGTCCATAAGTAACAGAAAAAACAAAGCAATTGAATTACGTTTAGCACAACTCAAAACCCTATCTAATGATGAAGACCAATGTGGCTTGATTAACTATATTGATTGGCTTCAGGAAAAAAAATTATTCAAAAATAAAATCAATTAGTTGCCTCCTTTTCCAGGCGCTCAATATCTTGCTGCATGGCAGAAACAAGTTTCTCAAACTGTTCGGAACATTGTTGCAATAATTCAGTAGCAGCTTTTTTTTCTGTTCCTTCAAGCATTAACCATTCTATATTCTTTAAGATTGATGCAAAGGTATCTAAGTCAAGTTGCCTGAACCCCGGAATCATTCTGTGAACAGCTGCTGCCGATTGCTGAAAATCTGATTCCTTAGCAAAATGAATGCTCTTTTCAATCAAACTTTGATTGCTTGAAATAAAAACCTTCAACATCCTGATAACAAAATCACTTTTTCCGTTTGATGTCCGAAATAAGTTTTCGAGAGAATAGCTCAATAACGGTTGATGCTGTATCTCACGATTTTTTTCTATCAGCGGTAAAAGAATTTCAGACAGCTCGTGGAGCTTAAATGGCTTCAGAATAACTGCATTCATCCCTGCTACTATACATTCGTTTTTTGCGTCATTCATCATATTGGCAGTGATGCCAATCAATGGTAACATGGAGCTAATGTGTTCGCGAATAAAAGAGGTAGCATTTCGCCCATCAAGTTCAGGCATCTGAATATCCATTAACACACCGTCAGGATTATACAACAGAATTTTTTCAATTGCCTCTTTACCACTTTCTGCAGTTATAACTTCTGCACCACCATCTTTCAACATGGCAGAAATTAATTGTCTGTTGAGTAAATCATCTTCTGCAACAAGCAAACGCAATCCATGTAATGAAACAAACTTTGTTTCTGCAATATTTGTTTCATCACTTTCAACTATAGGAAAGTGTAGCATAACAGATACTGTTGTTCCTTTTTGAGGAACACTTTTCATGGATATTGTTCCCTTCTGCAGCTCAACTAATTTCTTTGTGATTGCTAAACCCAGACCCGTTCCACCATAGTTTCTTTCAATATTTTCAGCCTGCTGATATGGGTCAAATAACCTGGCAATTTTATCTTCTGCAATGCCAATACCGGTGTCTGTTATCTCGAAATTAAAAAAGTCATCTTCCTTTTTCTCAACTTTTACAAATACGGTTCCTTTTTCTGTAAACTTTATTGCATTACCAATAACATTGATGAGCACTTGTCGCAACCGCAAAGCATCGCCCGAAACAGTCATATTACGAATAGTATTTGCTTCTGATAATAAGGCAACATTTTTTTCGTCAGCTTTTTGTCTTAATAAAGTTACTACATTATTTACTTCCTTATAAATAACAAAAGGCTCTTGTAAAAAATTTATTTTGCCTGTTTCAATTCTTGAAAGGTCCAATACATCATTTACAATATTCAATAGGTGTTGCCCTGCCATATTGATAGTGTTTACATAATGTCTTTGTTCTGTAGTTGTGTTGGTTTGTTGCAGCCTGTTGATAAAGCCTGTCAGTGCACTTAAAGGTGTTCTGATTTCATGACTCATTGTTGCCAGAAACTCTTCCTTAAATCGTGCAAGCTGTTCTGAACGTGCCCGTGCTTCTTCAAGTTGAATTTTATATCTGTTGGCACGACTGATATCCGTAAGAATAATTATTGAAAGTATTAATATGAGAATTGAAGCTGTAATAGTTGCAATTACAACAGTTTTTAACTGTTGCTGCGACTGACTGATAACTTCCAGTGATCTGCTTTCGTTATTATGTCTGATGTTTTCCTCGAGTAAAGCAATTTGTGTTTGAATCTTTTCTTTCAACATTCTGTCTTGCTCCAGTAACAACAGCTCACCATCACTTAGTTGAGCTACCATTTTAATCTCATTCTCCTTAGCTTCAGAAATGGTTTGTTTGATGGTGTTTAACTTCTGTGCTTGCAAGTTGTTTAAAGAATCGAGTAACATTGCTTTTTCTTCAAGTTCTTTTAATTTCTTACCTGAACTAAAAAGCTTTTTAAAAAACCCAGGCTTTGTTGTTTCTATACTATCAATACTCTGATAAATAATATCATCCTTAACCTTATCAGAAATTTTACTCATGGCAGCATTGATGAGCTGTCTGTAGCGTAATTCAATCAGCTTTTGATAAATTTCGAACTTATGATGGATGGAGGTTGTAAGTGAATCAAATGCCTGACTGTTTGCAGGAAATAAACTTTTAAGTTTTATAAGCTGAGAGTCCGTCTGAGCTACTTGTTCATAATAATTTTCTAAATATTTTTCGTTGCGTGTAATAGCAAAAGAACGTACATGGCTTTCAGCAAGGTTAACATTCAGAATTAATTCTTTCAGGTCAGAAAGTCTGGTATCGGGTTTTTGAAGTAGTGTAATTGTTCTGCTTAATGCTGTTGTATTCTGATAATTAAACCATGCCAGAAAAAATGCTACTGCAAGTGCCAGCAACATCAGAATAACTATATACAATCGTTTCTGCATAATGACTCAAAAATACAACGCTGAATCTCCCAATGGTGGAAATTATTTCCCAAAATGAAACAATTTTTCAGAAATCGGATATCTGTTGTATGGGCGTTAATAACTTTATAACTTATTGATTGGTAAAGTCTTTAAATGTGTACAAGCCTGTTGAATCATCAACAGATGCTGCAATGGCACATTATTTAATAATCTATTGATGATAAACATTAAAAAATCAATTACAATGAAAAAGCTAATTTTAATTGCACTTCCAATAGTAGGTATGACCTTGTTTGGTTGCGAAAACTATAAAGAACAAGCTGCACAGTTAACACGTGAGCGTGATTCTTTAGTATCACTGAATGTTGCAGGAACACAAACTATTGATGAGTTCATCACAACATTAACAGACGTTGAAAACAGTCTTGGTAAAATTACTGAAAAACAAAATTCCATTGCAATGACTGCAGACCGCAATCCGGAAGCAGCACGCAACTCACGCGAGAGACTCAATGCACAGATTGAAGAAATTAATCGTATGATGCAGGAAAACAAAGAAAAAGTTGAGCAGTTGACTAAGAAAATTAAAGGCTCAAATGCATCTGCAGCAAAATTTCAGAAAATGGTTAAGTCGCTTCAGGAGCAGCTTACTCAAAAAGAACAGGAACTTGCTTTGTTAAATGAAAAATTAGCAGGGTTAAATGTTGAATTGGCTACTTTAAAAACCAACTTCGATTCGCTTTCTACAACAAATCAAAATCAGGCTACAGTAATAGCTGATCA encodes:
- a CDS encoding SdrD B-like domain-containing protein, which produces MLCKTTLAQTLTSVSPNSTYRGTTLSALISGANTLFQSSSTIGFYLEQGTNSIIGSLSSMNALSETQTEMDFAISNFVPYGWYDLRYVYEDTASQGTFITLILPNAVEILSASVTISGVVFDDQNGNGVQDAGELGIGGQQILLTPDNTLFTTNSNGNYIVNTSPGTKTIMWQPSPSYMISAGSQASYTGNFTAPATGYNFGLTATGPAVLNISPDSMLQGTTLNAVISCAGVALQNGSPIGAIMNTYLITPGGIPVAFGWNVTVINQTQFSGSFSIGNNLAPGVYNLVVFYIDSLGDIHTLTLPNAVTVYAASMYLSGTAFSDVTPDGLLGFQEPGMAGQTITLQPDNQTVQTDYLGNYKIPTLPGSKTITITPTANNVVNPPSAATISGNYTITTTGLNFPLSSTNQYLTSMSPFNVLAGTGFTAYISGANTIFQSSSPPTGAIYDAYLYRTDTAVTYHANANTFIVIDDFHFYADFSIPANAPVGWYNLRVVYDTTGFGSYITLYLQNALYVDQGSLFLQGNVFYDANSNGIKDIGEPGFSGQKVTVQPDNVFVFTDNSGNYSAGSYAGTHTVQWQNTMPGYSLSPGSQPSYTVNASATTTGLDFGLNSTLPVYDCKVVSRVGLRRCLLNNATTVKYKNTGYVTYDARITMKFSPNQTFIAGSITPTSVNGQTVVYDFPGLTAQTTGLIIFELGMPAAGSLVSDTIIMESLINGTVMETDTLISSNIVSCSYDPNDKSVTPAGILSNNYTLMSSQLDYLIRFQNTGNDTAYTVVVRDVIDAGLDLNTFALIDASHNVQTQVNISNREVVFTFPNIMLVDSNTNELLSHGYVRYSIMANQWLPNNTTVFNDAAIYFDQNDPIITNETFNTMVIGLPTSVVEIPASSQSMVRVIPNPFNSKADIVFDNENNQTYHLVIYNTAGKEILHTTTNMNRISIERKNLAEGMYYFRLLPEGNAKSYSGRFIISN
- a CDS encoding O-antigen ligase family protein, whose product is MSIHKVAFYLFVLFMIVLTISFSSTLPDPDHTLRLLTASVFVFPFAALILYGIYSKKITFSIFDTSFAPVFIMFAVVVITGMAWNKSLSSNDGLFEFIKWTLLLFYLLAFSILSKIVADPMKMVSRTVVLLVYIIQLVGVWQLIDMWNYAHEHKEEFEIGFRLTSLLSNKNSFAEMIALCMPLQVMCIIADSNRWKKSAIVSLALSLVYLILLKSSSVFVALVLVMIVLSFLSYSKIRNTITIKFKVRQERINLVTIATLFSSIVGLILVFNKIDGFRKAEIAVSYLKGNTTDVKFNANSVFERMMLWRNSGKLIVENFWTGCGLANWKLLAPKYGFTGANYLTTDNIKFTRPHNDFLQMFAETGIGGFISYVFLLGWGIFMSIKQYVTNKAKENLVLLAGLVTFTTVSFFGFPMEKMLLMVILMTYFSLLIFYKMKESKKLSQSKLVPVALVGFMFFAIYSTKVTAARLNAESQYQQLLAAKEKNKWPIAYRIAKSMDETYFPIDYNATPIAWYKGAAAFMNSQPKEALSYYEDAIALAPYHVQILNDIGAVYMNAGDNNTANNYFNKALEINPRFPDAKFNQAIAVFNKGNKLGAYNLFREVRALHPPAKYADYMIVVIQHVGDSIFRSVGFDPNVNPVWKVKYTGTNLWYYESIAMKQNKSFVQVIRHEIDSIKNNIH
- a CDS encoding polysaccharide deacetylase family protein — its product is MSVHEPIVYLTFDDGPDPEVTPFVLSQLKKWNALATFFCIGNNIEKHQQLFNQVVAAGHQIGNHTQNHLNGWSNNLNTYLTDVEQCSTHISSGLFRPPYGKITLKQIRSLRSKWQIVMWDVLSYDFETKVSPTACIQNVMQHVRPGSIIVFHDSKKAFKNLSETLPFVLEKLSAEGYSFKAIPPYRPQQ
- the rsmI gene encoding 16S rRNA (cytidine(1402)-2'-O)-methyltransferase, translating into MLYIVPTPVGNLEDITLRALNILKSCDIILAEDTRTASVLLHHFGISKKVFTHHQHNEHAAVNELVRLLKEEQKSIALISDAGTPGISDPGFLLTRACIENEIELTCLPGATAFVPALVMSGIPCNSFVFEGFLPVKKGRQTKLKTLQEEARTMVFYESPHKLIKTLQDFMTYFEPDRKVCVVREISKMFEEKKRGTLAEITEYYTNHPPKGEIVIVVAGKEE
- a CDS encoding T9SS type A sorting domain-containing protein; amino-acid sequence: MKRVQILVLFISLMFCEFASAQTDSLAVIAISPQFPQCPDSALEQQPYANIQVTIKNYNANATFTGGLMLKLQSDSLPEDSIILNSGTSYTIQPNSSINILIQSPYFFNGANYKAGSNVVVVWPVSTQGGTVVKYNPYLACVLFLPFVGVNEYDRSKFDVIPNPSNKFIYLNVPLNLYLKRVRIFNPAGEEVRNYSFDLSNRITVEGLSNGVYFLEAITSDDHVYNAKFIKN